A region from the Aegilops tauschii subsp. strangulata cultivar AL8/78 chromosome 5, Aet v6.0, whole genome shotgun sequence genome encodes:
- the LOC109786284 gene encoding uncharacterized protein produces MSRALALAALLLLAALAAAPLASADSSAESVPFAKEVASGAEAAKNAGTQAASAVAGGATPPVDPDPSSAIKADPAPARR; encoded by the coding sequence ATGTCTCGCGCGCTCGCCCTCGCGGCCCTCCTGctgctcgccgccctcgccgcggcgCCGCTCGCCTCCGCGGACAGCAGCGCGGAGTCCGTCCCCTTCGCCAAGGAGGTCGCCAGCGGCGCCGAGGCGGCCAAGAACGCCGGCACGCAGGCCGCCTCCGCGGTCGCCGGGGGCGCCACCCCGCCAGTGGACCCCGACCCGTCCAGCGCCATCAAGGCCGACCCCGCGCCCGCCAGGCGCTGA